Below is a window of Oscillospiraceae bacterium DNA.
TGATCCCGGGCGTCGTCGGCGACATCGGAGGTTTCGGCGGGCTGTTTTCACCCGATCTTTCGGGCATGAAGGAGCCGATTTTAGTCAGCGGAACCGACGGCGTCGGCACCAAGCTGAAAATCGCTTTTACGATGGATAAGCATGACACGGTCGGCATCGACTGCGTGGCCATGTGCGTCAACGACGTGATCTGCTCCGGCGCAAAGCCGTTGTTTTTCCTCGACTACATCGCACTCGGCAAAAACGAACCCGAACGGGTTGCAACCGTCGTCAAAGGCGTGTGCGACGGCTGCGTTCAGGCAGGATGCGCTTTGATCGGCGGCGAAACCGCCGAGATGCCCGGTTTTTACCCGGCGGATGAATATGACCTGGCCGGTTTTTCGGTGGGCATCGTTGACCGTCAAAAGGTCATCGAGGGGCAGAAGCTGATTCAAAAAGACGACGCGCTGGTCGCATTCGCCTCGTCCGGTGTGCATTCCAACGGTTTTTCGCTCGTTCGTAAAATCTTTAAAATCACCCCCGAAGTACTTTCCCAGCAGGTCGACGAACTGAACTGCACATTGGGTGAGGCTCTGCTGACCCCGACAAAAATCTATGTCAAGCCGCTGCTTGCGCTCGCCGAAAAATACCCGATTCACGGCGTTTCGCATATCACCGGCGGCGGCTTTTACGAAAACATCCCGCGCATGCTGCCCAAACACCTTGGCGCGGTCATCGAAAAAAATAAAGTTCACGTACTGCCGATTTTCAACTTAATTCAACAAACCGGCAACATCCCCGAATACGACATGTTCAACACCTACAACATGGGCGTTGGCATGCTGATCGCCCTGCCGTCCGAATATGCCGATGCGGCAATTTCACTTGCCAAGTCGATGGGACAGGACGCGTATGTGGTCGGTGAAGTCAAAGACGGCTCAGGCGAGGTTAAACTGGCATGAAGAAAATCGCGGTCTTCGCTTCGCACAACGGCTCGGATCTTCAAGCGGTCATTGACGGGTGTAAAGCGGGTAAAATCAACGCGTCGGTGTGCTGTGTACTCAGCAACAATGCGGACGCGTTCGCGCTGCAAAGAGCCAAGGACGCGGGAATCGATACCTACTGCATCAACGCTTCGCTGTATCCCGACCCCGACGAACTCGACCGGGTCACACTTGATATTTTACAAAAGCACGAGACTAATTTAATCTTACTGGCCGGTTACCTGAAAAAGATCGGGCTTCCGGTTCTGCGGGCCTATGAAAACCGCATCTTTAACATCCATCCGGCGCTGCTGCCGAAATTCGGCGGCAAAGGCATGTACGGCATCAACGTGCATAAAGCGGTTATTGAGGCCGGCGAGACCTTCAGCGGCGTGACCATCCATCGGGTGAACGCCGAATATGACAGCGGGGACATCGTGGTGCAAGCAAAAGTTCCGGTGCTTCCCGGAGATACGCCGGAAAAACTGGCTGCTCGCATTTTGGAACGCGAACATACTTTTTTGGTGGAAATCCTCTCAAAAATTACGATGGAGGTAGAATGAAGAGATGAAGACGATTGAACAGGCGCTTTCAAAAAACAGCTACCCGGGCCGCTGCGTTTTTCTCGGTATGAACAAGAACGGTGAAAAGGTCATAGCCTATTTTATCATGGGCCGCAGCGAAAACAGCCGCAACCGCGTATTTGTCGAGACCGAGGGCAGCGGACTCAAGACCGAGGCGTTCGACCCGTCAAAAGTTATTGACCCGTCGCTGATTATCTACCATCCGGTTCGCCGTTATAACGGCATGACCATTGTGACCAACGGCGACCAAACCGATACGATTTTCGCAGCGCTTCGGTTAGGCGGTACTTTTGAGAGCGCACTGCGCACCCGCAGCTTTGAACCGGACGGCCCTAATTTTACGCCGCGCATCTCGGGCATCTATAGCGATGATGTTTATAAGCTCTCGATTTTAAAGAGCGCGCCGCAGGACAGTACCGCTACCTATCGTCAGTTTTTTGAATATGCGCCCGTCTTCGGCGTCGGCCATCTGATCCACACTTATAACGGCGACGGAAACCCCCTGCCCTCGTTTACCGGCGAGCCGACCGAAGTTGCGGTTGAGGGCGATATCGATACTTTTACAAAAACCTTATGGAACGTGTTGGACGAAACCAACAAGGTCTCGCTGTTTGTGCGTTACGAAAATCCGCTGAGCGGCGATATGGAGACCCGCATTTTAAATAAAAATATCAAGTAAACATGAGAGCTTTTATGTGAAAGGATGGTTCCAATGGCAAAAGAACTGCTTTTAAAATACGGCTGCAATCCCAACCAAGTGCCTGCGAAAATTTTTATGGAAGAGGGCGAGTTGCCGCTCGAGGTACTCAACGGCAGACCCGGTTATATCAATTTCCTCGACGCTTTGAACGGCTGGCAGCTGGTCAGC
It encodes the following:
- a CDS encoding IMP cyclohydrolase encodes the protein MKTIEQALSKNSYPGRCVFLGMNKNGEKVIAYFIMGRSENSRNRVFVETEGSGLKTEAFDPSKVIDPSLIIYHPVRRYNGMTIVTNGDQTDTIFAALRLGGTFESALRTRSFEPDGPNFTPRISGIYSDDVYKLSILKSAPQDSTATYRQFFEYAPVFGVGHLIHTYNGDGNPLPSFTGEPTEVAVEGDIDTFTKTLWNVLDETNKVSLFVRYENPLSGDMETRILNKNIK
- the purM gene encoding phosphoribosylformylglycinamidine cyclo-ligase, with product IPGVVGDIGGFGGLFSPDLSGMKEPILVSGTDGVGTKLKIAFTMDKHDTVGIDCVAMCVNDVICSGAKPLFFLDYIALGKNEPERVATVVKGVCDGCVQAGCALIGGETAEMPGFYPADEYDLAGFSVGIVDRQKVIEGQKLIQKDDALVAFASSGVHSNGFSLVRKIFKITPEVLSQQVDELNCTLGEALLTPTKIYVKPLLALAEKYPIHGVSHITGGGFYENIPRMLPKHLGAVIEKNKVHVLPIFNLIQQTGNIPEYDMFNTYNMGVGMLIALPSEYADAAISLAKSMGQDAYVVGEVKDGSGEVKLA
- the purN gene encoding phosphoribosylglycinamide formyltransferase, producing the protein MKKIAVFASHNGSDLQAVIDGCKAGKINASVCCVLSNNADAFALQRAKDAGIDTYCINASLYPDPDELDRVTLDILQKHETNLILLAGYLKKIGLPVLRAYENRIFNIHPALLPKFGGKGMYGINVHKAVIEAGETFSGVTIHRVNAEYDSGDIVVQAKVPVLPGDTPEKLAARILEREHTFLVEILSKITMEVE